Proteins encoded together in one Lathyrus oleraceus cultivar Zhongwan6 chromosome 5, CAAS_Psat_ZW6_1.0, whole genome shotgun sequence window:
- the LOC127086755 gene encoding uncharacterized protein LOC127086755 → MVSKNMKICLSVSALVLIVVSTITVALIFTVFKVRDPNIIVEVSHLDFSSDISPNKTIPVLVIIKNSNYGNFKYIDSFSYITYRDTLVGTVPIPSRLVPARGGINVSTHANFMVRELTKNPNFFNDTKNGKNFSLISKAELPGKVIILSFIKMKAMATNQCDISVNITSDDVVSNCISHIKIYH, encoded by the coding sequence ATGGTGTCTAAAAACATGAAAATCTGTTTGAGTGTATCTGCACTGGTTCTCATTGTTGTCTCGACCATCACTGTAGCCTTGATTTTTACAGTTTTCAAAGTGAGAGATCCAAATATTATTGTCGAAGTTTCACATTTAGATTTTTCATCAGATATATCTCCAAATAAAACTATACCCGTTTTGGTTAtaataaaaaattcaaattaTGGGAACTTCAAATATATTGATTCCTTTAGCTATATCACTTATCGAGATACTCTTGTTGGTACTGTTCCAATTCCTTCACGACTTGTTCCAGCACGTGGTGGAATTAATGTTTCCACTCATGCAAATTTCATGGTCCGTGAATTGACCAAAAATCCAAATTTTTTTAATGATACTAAAAATGGGAAGAATTTTTCATTGATTTCAAAAGCTGAACTTCCTGGTAAAGTCATTATTCTCAGTTTTATCAAAATGAAGGCTATGGCTACTAACCAATGTGATATCTCTGTTAATATCACTTCCGATGATGTTGTCAGCAATTGCATATCTCACATCAAGATTTATCATTAG